A genomic stretch from Gorilla gorilla gorilla isolate KB3781 chromosome 20, NHGRI_mGorGor1-v2.1_pri, whole genome shotgun sequence includes:
- the ARMC6 gene encoding armadillo repeat-containing protein 6 isoform X1: protein MSERCRSRYSPGASIGCTPTSTQAKMVSKRIAQETFDAAVRENIEEFAMGPEEAVKEAVEQFESQGVDLSNIVKTAPKVSADGSQEPTHDILQTLSDLQESVASSRPQEVSAYLTRFCDQCKQDKACRFLAAQKGAYPIIFTAWKLATAGDQGLLLQSLNALSVLTDGQPDLLDTHGLQLLVATLTQNADEADLTCSGIRCVRHACLKHEQNRQDLVKAGVLPLLTGAITHHGHHADVVREACWALRVMTFDDDIRVPFGHAHNHAKMIVQENKGLKVLIEATKAFLDNPGILSELCGTLSRLAIRNEFCQEVVDLGGLSILVSLLADCNDHQMRDQSGVQELVKQVLSTLRAIAGNDDVKDAIVRAGGTESIVAAMTQHLTSPQVCEQSCAALCFLALRKPDNSRIIVEGGGAVAALQAMKAHPQKAGVQKQACMLIRNLVAHGQAFSKPILDLGAEALIMQARSAHRDCEDVAKAALRDLGCHVELRELWTGQRGNLAP from the exons ATGAGTGAACGATGTCGCTCTAGATACAG CCCAGGAGCATCTATCGGCTGCACGCCAACATCAACACAGGCGAAGATGGTCTCCAAGCGCATTGCCCAGGAGACCTTTGATGCAGCTGTGCGCGAGAACATCGAGGAGTTTGCGATGGGGCCAGAGGAGGCAGTGAAAGAGGCCGTGGAGCAGTTTGAATCGCAAG gggTTGATCTGAGCAACATTGTAAAGACGGCGCCTAAAGTCTCTGCAGACGGATCCCAGGAGCCCACACATGACATCCTGCAG ACGCTCAGTGACCTCCAGGAGTCTGTGGCCAGCTCTCGCCCCCAGGAGGTGTCAGCATACCTCACCCGCTTCTGCGACCAGTGCAAACAGGACAAGGCCTGCCGCTTCCTCGCGGCCCAGAAGGGGGCCTACCCCATCATCTTCACTGCCTGGAAGCTGGCCACTGCAGGTGACCAGGGCCTTCTGCTCCAGTCCCTCAATGCCCTGTCGGTGCTGACTGATGGCCAGCCAGACCTCCTGGACACGCATGGCCTACAGCTCCTAGTGGCCACGCTGACCCAGAATGCTGATGAGGCCGACCTGACCTGCTCTGGGATCCGCTGTGTGCGTCACGCTTGCCTGAAACATGAACAGAATCGGCAAGACCTGGTGAAAGCTGGCGTGCTGCCTCTGCTGACTGGTGCCATCACCCATCATGGCCACCACGCTGACGTGGTCAGGGAAGCCTGCTGGGCCCTGCGTGTCATGACCTTCGATGACGACATCCGTGTGCCCTTTGGCCACGCCCACAACCATGCCAAGATGATTGTGCAGGAGAACAAAGGCTTGAAGGTGCTCATCGAAGCCACCAAAG CGTTCCTGGATAACCCTGGCATCCTGAGCGAGCTCTGTGGAACCCTGTCCCGCCTGGCCATCCGCAACGAGTTCTGCCAGGAGGTCGTCGACCTCGGGGGCCTGAGCATTCTGGTGTCCCTGCTAGCCGACTGCAATGACCACCAGATGAGGGACCAGAGCGGCGTTCAG GAGCTCGTGAAGCAAGTGCTGAGCACCCTGCGAGCCATCGCAGGCAACGACGACGTGAAAGATGCTATTGTCCGTGCTGGCGGGACGGAGTCCATCGTGGCTGCTATGACCCAGCATCTGACCAGCCCCCAG GTGTGTGAGCAGAGCTGCGCGGCCCTGTGCTTCCTGGCCCTGCGTAAGCCCGACAACAGCCGCATCATCGTGGAGGGTGGCGGGGCTGTGGCAGCACTGCAGGCCATGAAGGCACACCCGCAGAAGGCCGGCGTGcag AAACAGGCTTGCATGCTGATCCGAAACCTGGTGGCCCACGGCCAGGCCTTCTCGAAGCCCATCCTGGACCTGGGGGCTGAGGCACTCATCATGCAGGCCCGATCTGCCCACCGTGACTGTGAGGACGTGGCCAAGGCCGCCCTGCGGGACCTGGGTTGTCATGTCGAGCTCCGAGAGCTGTGGACAGGCCAGAGGGGCAACCTGGCGCCATGA
- the ARMC6 gene encoding armadillo repeat-containing protein 6 isoform X3, with the protein MVSKRIAQETFDAAVRENIEEFAMGPEEAVKEAVEQFESQGVDLSNIVKTAPKVSADGSQEPTHDILQTLSDLQESVASSRPQEVSAYLTRFCDQCKQDKACRFLAAQKGAYPIIFTAWKLATAGDQGLLLQSLNALSVLTDGQPDLLDTHGLQLLVATLTQNADEADLTCSGIRCVRHACLKHEQNRQDLVKAGVLPLLTGAITHHGHHADVVREACWALRVMTFDDDIRVPFGHAHNHAKMIVQENKGLKVLIEATKAFLDNPGILSELCGTLSRLAIRNEFCQEVVDLGGLSILVSLLADCNDHQMRDQSGVQELVKQVLSTLRAIAGNDDVKDAIVRAGGTESIVAAMTQHLTSPQVCEQSCAALCFLALRKPDNSRIIVEGGGAVAALQAMKAHPQKAGVQKQACMLIRNLVAHGQAFSKPILDLGAEALIMQARSAHRDCEDVAKAALRDLGCHVELRELWTGQRGNLAP; encoded by the exons ATGGTCTCCAAGCGCATTGCCCAGGAGACCTTTGATGCAGCTGTGCGCGAGAACATCGAGGAGTTTGCGATGGGGCCAGAGGAGGCAGTGAAAGAGGCCGTGGAGCAGTTTGAATCGCAAG gggTTGATCTGAGCAACATTGTAAAGACGGCGCCTAAAGTCTCTGCAGACGGATCCCAGGAGCCCACACATGACATCCTGCAG ACGCTCAGTGACCTCCAGGAGTCTGTGGCCAGCTCTCGCCCCCAGGAGGTGTCAGCATACCTCACCCGCTTCTGCGACCAGTGCAAACAGGACAAGGCCTGCCGCTTCCTCGCGGCCCAGAAGGGGGCCTACCCCATCATCTTCACTGCCTGGAAGCTGGCCACTGCAGGTGACCAGGGCCTTCTGCTCCAGTCCCTCAATGCCCTGTCGGTGCTGACTGATGGCCAGCCAGACCTCCTGGACACGCATGGCCTACAGCTCCTAGTGGCCACGCTGACCCAGAATGCTGATGAGGCCGACCTGACCTGCTCTGGGATCCGCTGTGTGCGTCACGCTTGCCTGAAACATGAACAGAATCGGCAAGACCTGGTGAAAGCTGGCGTGCTGCCTCTGCTGACTGGTGCCATCACCCATCATGGCCACCACGCTGACGTGGTCAGGGAAGCCTGCTGGGCCCTGCGTGTCATGACCTTCGATGACGACATCCGTGTGCCCTTTGGCCACGCCCACAACCATGCCAAGATGATTGTGCAGGAGAACAAAGGCTTGAAGGTGCTCATCGAAGCCACCAAAG CGTTCCTGGATAACCCTGGCATCCTGAGCGAGCTCTGTGGAACCCTGTCCCGCCTGGCCATCCGCAACGAGTTCTGCCAGGAGGTCGTCGACCTCGGGGGCCTGAGCATTCTGGTGTCCCTGCTAGCCGACTGCAATGACCACCAGATGAGGGACCAGAGCGGCGTTCAG GAGCTCGTGAAGCAAGTGCTGAGCACCCTGCGAGCCATCGCAGGCAACGACGACGTGAAAGATGCTATTGTCCGTGCTGGCGGGACGGAGTCCATCGTGGCTGCTATGACCCAGCATCTGACCAGCCCCCAG GTGTGTGAGCAGAGCTGCGCGGCCCTGTGCTTCCTGGCCCTGCGTAAGCCCGACAACAGCCGCATCATCGTGGAGGGTGGCGGGGCTGTGGCAGCACTGCAGGCCATGAAGGCACACCCGCAGAAGGCCGGCGTGcag AAACAGGCTTGCATGCTGATCCGAAACCTGGTGGCCCACGGCCAGGCCTTCTCGAAGCCCATCCTGGACCTGGGGGCTGAGGCACTCATCATGCAGGCCCGATCTGCCCACCGTGACTGTGAGGACGTGGCCAAGGCCGCCCTGCGGGACCTGGGTTGTCATGTCGAGCTCCGAGAGCTGTGGACAGGCCAGAGGGGCAACCTGGCGCCATGA
- the ARMC6 gene encoding armadillo repeat-containing protein 6 isoform X2, which translates to MFLSPGASIGCTPTSTQAKMVSKRIAQETFDAAVRENIEEFAMGPEEAVKEAVEQFESQGVDLSNIVKTAPKVSADGSQEPTHDILQTLSDLQESVASSRPQEVSAYLTRFCDQCKQDKACRFLAAQKGAYPIIFTAWKLATAGDQGLLLQSLNALSVLTDGQPDLLDTHGLQLLVATLTQNADEADLTCSGIRCVRHACLKHEQNRQDLVKAGVLPLLTGAITHHGHHADVVREACWALRVMTFDDDIRVPFGHAHNHAKMIVQENKGLKVLIEATKAFLDNPGILSELCGTLSRLAIRNEFCQEVVDLGGLSILVSLLADCNDHQMRDQSGVQELVKQVLSTLRAIAGNDDVKDAIVRAGGTESIVAAMTQHLTSPQVCEQSCAALCFLALRKPDNSRIIVEGGGAVAALQAMKAHPQKAGVQKQACMLIRNLVAHGQAFSKPILDLGAEALIMQARSAHRDCEDVAKAALRDLGCHVELRELWTGQRGNLAP; encoded by the exons ATGTTTTTGAG CCCAGGAGCATCTATCGGCTGCACGCCAACATCAACACAGGCGAAGATGGTCTCCAAGCGCATTGCCCAGGAGACCTTTGATGCAGCTGTGCGCGAGAACATCGAGGAGTTTGCGATGGGGCCAGAGGAGGCAGTGAAAGAGGCCGTGGAGCAGTTTGAATCGCAAG gggTTGATCTGAGCAACATTGTAAAGACGGCGCCTAAAGTCTCTGCAGACGGATCCCAGGAGCCCACACATGACATCCTGCAG ACGCTCAGTGACCTCCAGGAGTCTGTGGCCAGCTCTCGCCCCCAGGAGGTGTCAGCATACCTCACCCGCTTCTGCGACCAGTGCAAACAGGACAAGGCCTGCCGCTTCCTCGCGGCCCAGAAGGGGGCCTACCCCATCATCTTCACTGCCTGGAAGCTGGCCACTGCAGGTGACCAGGGCCTTCTGCTCCAGTCCCTCAATGCCCTGTCGGTGCTGACTGATGGCCAGCCAGACCTCCTGGACACGCATGGCCTACAGCTCCTAGTGGCCACGCTGACCCAGAATGCTGATGAGGCCGACCTGACCTGCTCTGGGATCCGCTGTGTGCGTCACGCTTGCCTGAAACATGAACAGAATCGGCAAGACCTGGTGAAAGCTGGCGTGCTGCCTCTGCTGACTGGTGCCATCACCCATCATGGCCACCACGCTGACGTGGTCAGGGAAGCCTGCTGGGCCCTGCGTGTCATGACCTTCGATGACGACATCCGTGTGCCCTTTGGCCACGCCCACAACCATGCCAAGATGATTGTGCAGGAGAACAAAGGCTTGAAGGTGCTCATCGAAGCCACCAAAG CGTTCCTGGATAACCCTGGCATCCTGAGCGAGCTCTGTGGAACCCTGTCCCGCCTGGCCATCCGCAACGAGTTCTGCCAGGAGGTCGTCGACCTCGGGGGCCTGAGCATTCTGGTGTCCCTGCTAGCCGACTGCAATGACCACCAGATGAGGGACCAGAGCGGCGTTCAG GAGCTCGTGAAGCAAGTGCTGAGCACCCTGCGAGCCATCGCAGGCAACGACGACGTGAAAGATGCTATTGTCCGTGCTGGCGGGACGGAGTCCATCGTGGCTGCTATGACCCAGCATCTGACCAGCCCCCAG GTGTGTGAGCAGAGCTGCGCGGCCCTGTGCTTCCTGGCCCTGCGTAAGCCCGACAACAGCCGCATCATCGTGGAGGGTGGCGGGGCTGTGGCAGCACTGCAGGCCATGAAGGCACACCCGCAGAAGGCCGGCGTGcag AAACAGGCTTGCATGCTGATCCGAAACCTGGTGGCCCACGGCCAGGCCTTCTCGAAGCCCATCCTGGACCTGGGGGCTGAGGCACTCATCATGCAGGCCCGATCTGCCCACCGTGACTGTGAGGACGTGGCCAAGGCCGCCCTGCGGGACCTGGGTTGTCATGTCGAGCTCCGAGAGCTGTGGACAGGCCAGAGGGGCAACCTGGCGCCATGA